The Oryzias latipes chromosome 9, ASM223467v1 region tttatttttttaagaattccCAGCACCTCCGACTTCCTGTCTTGTTCACTAATGTTGGTCCCTTTTGCTTTAAAGCATTGtcctctgaataaaaaataaaaaaaattctgttttaaggTGTGCAACAAATGCAAAGGGGTGAAGGAGGCCAACATGCCGCTCTACTGCAGATGTGCTGGAGACTTCAGCCTCACATTCTCAGCTAAGGTTTCTGCTCTCAGATTTTTTCCATCCTTCTATTTTACTGTTTAAAGCATCAAACATTGAAcatttcttctttccttttaaaGAGCTTCTCTGAGCAGATCATGGTGTTTCGGAACATCGCATCCCACTATAACATGAGGTTCCTGGAGGAGACCATTGACTGGCTGCTTGCGATGAGCCCTCAGATTGAACAGAGATGCAACTAAAACGCACTTCAGGAGCTGAGATGTTGTCATGCGACAAGCTGGAGGACATGTGTTTAAAGTTTTATCTTTTCTATTTGCAATTTTATCATgttaatgaataataaatacatcTGTTGAAACTCAgttggtgtgttttttatgaGTTGATTGTATCTATCGGTACTCCGGAAGCTTTCTCCATCTGTAAGCGCATTATCTTACTTTCCCTTTCAGCCAGGAGCTCATATGTCTTTTATCCGTGCGTGACCTCAGAGAGGAGAGCTGCAGCTTTTGTTTATTCTGCCGAGAGAACAAATACGAGCCTCTTCTCACAACCTTGGTTGCCTCGTTGAATATTTAATAAACGTCTTTATGTTTCATGGGTTTCTAATGAACAAAATTGTCAACTtcgttcagatttttttttgcctgctttCAAGTACCTTTAATTGCATGTCATTAGTGAGCTCAGGCACAATTATGCATCCTCAGAGAATCTCACTGACACCTGCTGCTCTTGCAGGATGACGCATGAGGGAATACAAGCAGTTCATGGCTTAGGagtaatattttaaatttactgTTGAGCTCAGCCTCTGCTTAATTTAAACTCTACAAGTCACTTTAGGTGACCTTGGTgtacctttttctctttttttttctgttttaagtttCTTCATGCGTCATTTACAATCCTCTGTGCATCATGGAAGATATTGATTCACAAGCCTTGAGTCTCGAGTTTTAGGATGGACACTTGCAAAGCTCTCAGACACAGATGGAATCACACTCTCACTCCACAACCTTGTTAGAGAAGCATTTTTTATGGGAAGTGTCTgccttatttgattatttttcatcACTCTCCTCACAATCCCTTGCATCCTCTCGTTTTGCAACACGCACTTGTGTTAAgtcttttttgtcctttagaATGAAACTCAGAAGAAAATAACGCGTCTGACTGATGTTGAATGCAAAATTACAACCCAAACATCAACAATTAAGTGATTTATTATTGGACTGAACATTTGGGACACATGCTCTTGGTTTGTTAGATTTAACAACCAATTTTAGCTTCTCTGTCATGAAGCCaagaatatatatttaaatccaGTGAAAATTAACACATAATCTGTGCAGTGTAAGTATTCTTATTTGTAGGCAGCACATAGAGAAAAGGACACGTTTAACAACTCGTTTTCCCCCCCAAACACGACACAGTTCTGTGACCCTGCAGACCCTTCAGGAACCTCTTTGAGCTGCTATGGTCAGTCTTCCACTGAGGATAGAGGCAACCTAAGATGCATCAAAGTGGTACGCCGTCTGACAGATCAGAGTGGTTGGAGCCAAAGCTGCCGATGTAGCTGAGCTCTGTGTGGACAAGATCTGTGGGGATGAGATCTGCAGGCTCCTGGATCACCTGCAGAAGATGGTTAAGATTCAGTTGAAGGCAGATTATACATGAAAATGTGGAGGAATGAAGAATTAAGATTAATATACATATATTGCTTGGAATCTCCAACCAAAGGCAGAAGCTATTTCTCTTACTTCATCAAATTTTCTATCGCTGTACACTTCATTCTTGTCGATAAATGTCAACATGATCCAGTCACAGATGATTGTACACTGCAAGTGAGAAACAGGAAGAAATTAGGAACAAATGCAAACCATTTCAATATTTCAGTAAATCTTTTTAGTCAGACTCACAATCCCAACTGAGGTCATGGCCGTAACTGAACTGATGATGGTCGGAATGGGACTAAACTTTCCAGCCTGCATGGATGCAATAATTAATCATCTCATCACGCTGGAAATGAATTAAGCTGAGAAATAGGAGTCCTCTTACTTGTCCATGAACTATTATATCAAGACGGATGCCATAAGCCTTGATGAGTGTCCGAGACTCCACTCCATTTTTGCTGTAATATTTGGCAAACCTGGGAAAtcacatggaaaaaaaattatatatattgttgttatatatatatatatatatatatatatatatatatatatatatatatatatatatatatatatatatatatatatatatatatatatatatatatagccgaTTTTTATACGTAAACACAGATGTCAGTGATGGGTGTTGATACCAACCTGTAGTAGTACCCTGAATTGTCCTCGTCTTTTCTAACATCGAGACGGCGGAATGAATATGTGGGTTTACAATATGAAGGATTCAGATCTAAGTTACAGTCCCAGTTGATGAAAACTCCAATTACTCCTCCCTGAGAAAAAAGattatgtaaatacatttttttcataagaaataataatataaaaacaataaataatgatAATCAACAATTAAATGTCTTTCTGTTTTACGcttaaaataattcatttaggtgcaaaaccaaattcacatatagaaatgcattttatgacagtaaaaataataatagaggGGTCTTATTGAGGTAAAAGATAACACCTTATGAAGTCAAGTATATTTAACAAAAGCTGTTGCAAGCACAGGTTGATATGAtacttgaaactttttttgttgcaaaaccAGTTTGGGTCCAACATCTGACATGGTTGCTGTGCTGCTTCATACTCACAGTCCTGCAGAGCTCACTGAAACTCTCCCTTGCTTGACTTGCAATGTATCCCAGGCGGAAGTTTGGACAGTAGGGATCTGTCTCCTCATTATATTGGCACTTATTTAGGTATTTCCTTTTGCGGCGCTTGCCTAAAGAATCCTCTATATTTCCCCTACAAATGAGATGACCTCAGTTATTCTTCATGAAGCTTAATGGAAGAAACTGGTGTGATGTGTGTACAGTTTTGAGAGGGACCCACCTCAACACTTTAAATTTGGGGAAGTGGATGTAGTTCCTGATGAACACCGTAAAATTAATGGCTTCCACTAATGCTGGTTCTCTGTTGAAGGGAATAAATTATGCTTTATTCAGAGGACGGAAACCTGCACTATTTCAAACACAGAGTGGAAGGCAGCTATGCCCGCTCCGTCTGTGTGTACATGCTTCCCCTTTCTTCTCCAGTTTCCTCTCACAGTCGAAATCTCAGACATTTGACTCTTTTCTTATGCATGTTTACTAGATAAATCAGGGGCTCACATCTAGAACCACATTTTCTGGCATCtttaaatcaattctttttatACATTCGACAATTATATGCATTAAATTATTCTATAAGTGTAAATGTGACTTATCACTCTTATTGCTCTGTACCTGTTGGACTTTGAAGTAGaagtgtaacaattcatttgaacaataatttgattcatatcaaaatttttggttgctgatacgattcatagtcgattttggttcattttgaacgatctgattcactgactgaaaatggatccaggacatctttatccaaaaattcaaccagtgtgactcagagataaatacctgagtACTGAAAAGTgcaagtgaagttttccagattccatttatttcttgcaagataatcaagtgtaaattaaatatgtgtacaaataagtaaacaagAAGTAATGACAAATCCATTCAACTTTTagtttcatgttgtttttttccatttcaacaatccaaagggaacattattagaacattccaccacactgtatggtcacacaattcaaagtgtttccacacattggactggaatgacagcatgacccccgccgcagcagcagcggcagccggaaccccccaacgccacacggcagcaggcaggggacaaccgccccccgggcgatcaaATCCGCCACCCGGGCCAGGACcagcacttggtcgtttttaagTTATAagagtaaagtaaagtaaaacaaaCCAATCATTacattttgaaaggattttacAATGATGCAGGTCTATTCGATTTGATTTACAACTGGATCGCAGGAATAAAAACTGATTCATCGATTAACAGATGAATCAagtaatcgttacacccctgaAGGCTTTTGGCCTTTTTCAACACCCCGTAGCCCCAGTGCATTCGACGGAAATGCTTGTGTAGACTGACAGAAGAAACTGTTCGGATGTCAAACCTCCTGATTGTTTTAGTTCCAAGCTGTGTAAGTGAGAAAACTAAAACGGCGCTAAATCaggattaaataagtaaaacagATTTACAGATTTACTTTGAAGCCAgtgcattttttcccctaatttatttatttatttattttgtttttgttcaactttttcGTGTCCTTACGATTCCAAAAAATGAACCTGATCTTAGTGTGTTTAAGGTATTGGTTTCAGATTGTGAATGACATGTCTTACCGTACAACAGCGTACTCTTCAATGGGACACCAGCTTTGGATCTCACAGGTTTTAAAGGTGTGGTTGTAATACTGAATACATTTCCCGGTTCTTCTGCctgcaaaaagaataaaacgtTCAACTTAAATTAAGAGCGGAGGCTGTGGTGCACTTAAAACAAAACACGTGTAAAGAAATTCATGACGATACCATGGCCATTAAAGTCAACCTCCCCAGGGACGCAATCTGCGTCCTTTGAACAGTTGGCATTTTCAACTTTGTAAtactgtgcagaaaaaaatgcatctggatTTTAGGATCATCTTTGTCAGCACTTCTATTGTTATTGTTTATGAAACCTCAGCTTACTCACCTCCGCACAGGTGCCTTGCTTCTGGTCATATGTGATATCTCTTCTGAGTAATGTACTAATCACATCACCTCcctatgaaaaaaagtgaaatgaatACCCAGAGCAGAATCCTCCATCACTAAGTAGTTGTGATTTTGATAGAGTGTAAGTGATATGGGGGAAGACGTTTTCCCAGCTTACTTCTGATGGACTGGCGTACTCCACACTGTCCAGGATGTCATCTCCATGAACTGCTGTGCCTTTCATGAGTGTATAAATAGAGCTATCTGGATGGGTTTCGCTGTCTTGGTATGCCTTCTGACTTATAAAAACATACCTTTGTGGATGATcggacaaacaaacacaaaagtcaCATCTTCTCCACTGATGGGAAAATGTAATTGGAGGCATCATGTTACATTTGATCTACTCAGCCCACATGCAGTagccaagaaaagaaaatgacgcACTCAGACTCCGCTCTAGTTATCTTCCtattttgttgaaataaaaagcTATTTTGCACTTGATGACTTATACATAAAAGATTAATTTTTCTAGTTTAATCCAACACAAATCACAACAGTCAGtttacatatataaaaaaaacagcattgtgtacaaatttctttttttttaagcaaatataCAAACATGCTGCTCACTTACCAGATAAAATAGGTAATCACAAGAAACTGGACCGCCCTGTAAATGACTCCAAGAGTTCTGTTTTTCACGACCATCACTTTGGGGGTTTCGTAGTCCCAAAAACCACTGAAGCACtcctttaaaaagtcatataGCCCCATGATGACTTTATGAAATGCTGTACTCATATCCAAATCAGTGCTTGAGTCTTTTTATCAACAGAACTTTATCTTGTTACAACATTTCTTCTTCTCCCTGTCTGAGGCTGCTCTGCTCTTGTCTGCATTTTGCTGAAGCATCCCTGACATATGTGAGGGGTCCAATAGACAAGGGGTGGGGCTTagatttacagtacagaccaaatgtttggacacactttctcattcaaagagttttctttattttcatgactatgaaaattgtagattcacactgaaggcatcaaaactgtgaattaacatatgtggaattatatacataacaagaaagtgtaaaacaactgaaaatatgtcatattctaggttcttcatagtagccaccttttgatttgataactactttgcacactcttggtattctcttgatgagcGTCAAAAGGTAGtttacctgaaatgtttttcacttcacaggtgtgccctgtcaggtttaaaaagtgtgatttcttgccttataaatggggttgggaccatcagttgtgttgtgcagaagtcaggtggatacacagctgttCGTCCCACTGAATAGACTGAATTTGTTTTAGTGctagaaaaaagcagctaagtacagaaaaatgagtggccatcattactttaagaaatgaaggtcagtcagtccgaaaaattgggaaaactttgaaagtgtccccaagtgcagtcagaaaaaccatcaagtgctacaaagaaactggcttaCATGTGGagcgccccaggaaaggaagaccatgagtcacc contains the following coding sequences:
- the p2rx2 gene encoding P2X purinoceptor 2 — translated: MSTAFHKVIMGLYDFLKECFSGFWDYETPKVMVVKNRTLGVIYRAVQFLVITYFIWYVFISQKAYQDSETHPDSSIYTLMKGTAVHGDDILDSVEYASPSEGGDVISTLLRRDITYDQKQGTCAEYYKVENANCSKDADCVPGEVDFNGHGRRTGKCIQYYNHTFKTCEIQSWCPIEEYAVVREPALVEAINFTVFIRNYIHFPKFKVLRGNIEDSLGKRRKRKYLNKCQYNEETDPYCPNFRLGYIASQARESFSELCRTGGVIGVFINWDCNLDLNPSYCKPTYSFRRLDVRKDEDNSGYYYRFAKYYSKNGVESRTLIKAYGIRLDIIVHGQAGKFSPIPTIISSVTAMTSVGICTIICDWIMLTFIDKNEVYSDRKFDEVIQEPADLIPTDLVHTELSYIGSFGSNHSDLSDGVPL